The following coding sequences are from one Neovison vison isolate M4711 chromosome X, ASM_NN_V1, whole genome shotgun sequence window:
- the VEGFD gene encoding vascular endothelial growth factor D isoform X1 produces MYRQWAVLNVFMMSSLQLVQGSSYEHGPVKRASRSTLERSEQQIRAASGLEELLRITHLEDWKLWRCRLKLKSLTSTDSRSASHRATRFAATFYDIETLKVIDEEWQRTQCSPRETCVEVASELGRSTDTFFKPPCVSVFRCGGCCNEESLVCMNTSTSYVSKQLFEISVPLTSVPELVPVKVANHTGCKCLPTAPRHPYTIIRRSIQIPEEDHCSHSKKLCPIDMLWDSDKCKCVLQEENPLIGMEEHSHLQELALCGPHMKFDEDRCECVCKTPCPRDLIQHPENCSCLECRESLESCCQKHKIFHADTCSCEDRCPFHTRTCANGKPACAKHCRFPKEKKAAYGLHGQENP; encoded by the exons cgggCATCTCGGTCAACGTTAGAACGGTCTGAACAGCAGATTAGGGCAGCTTCTGGTTTGGAGGAACTGCTGCGAATCACCCACCTCGAGGACTGGAAGCTGTGGAGATGCCGACTGAAGCTCAAAAGTTTGACCAGCACAGACTCTCGCTCCGCATCCCATCGGGCCACCAGGTTTGCGGCAACTTTCTATGACATTGAGACTCTAAAAG TTATAGATGAGGAATGGCAGCGGACTCAGTGCAGCCCCCGAGAGACGTGCGTGGAGGTGGCCAGCGAGCTCGGGAGGAGCACCGACACCTTCTTCAAGCCGCCCTGTGTCAGCGTGTTCCGGTGCGGCGGCTGCTGCAATGAAGAGAGCCTCGTCTGTATGAACACGAGCACCTCCTACGTTTCCAAGCAG ctGTTTGAGATATCAGTGCCTTTGACTTCCGTACCTGAATTAGTGCCTGTTAAAGTTGCCAACCATACAGGTTGTAAGTGCTTGCCAACGGCTCCCCGCCATCCGTACACTATTATCAGAAGATCCATCCAGATCCCGGAAGAAGATCA ctGCTCCCATTCTAAGAAACTCTGTCCTATTGACATGCTGTGGGACAGTGACAAATGCAAATGTGTTTTACAAGAGGAGAATCCACTCATTGGAATGGAAG AGCACTCTCATCTCCAGGAACTGGCTCTCTGTGGGCCACACATGAAGTTCGATGAAGATCGGTGTGAGTGTGTCTGTAAGACCCCATGTCCCAGAGATCTCATCCAGCACCCAGAAAACTGCAGCTGCCTGGAGTGCAGAGAGAGCCTGGAGAGCTGCTGCCAGAAGCACAAGATATTTCACGCAGACACCTGCAG ctgtgaggacagatgtcccTTTCACACCAGAACATGTGCAAATGGAAAACCAGCATGTGCGAAGCATTGCCGCTTTCCAAAGGAGAAGAAAGCTGCCTATGGGCTCCACGGTCAAGAAAATCCTTGA
- the VEGFD gene encoding vascular endothelial growth factor D isoform X3 — protein sequence MYRQWAVLNVFMMSSLQLVQGSSYEHGPVKRASRSTLERSEQQIRAASGLEELLRITHLEDWKLWRCRLKLKSLTSTDSRSASHRATRFAATFYDIETLKDEEWQRTQCSPRETCVEVASELGRSTDTFFKPPCVSVFRCGGCCNEESLVCMNTSTSYVSKQLFEISVPLTSVPELVPVKVANHTGCKCLPTAPRHPYTIIRRSIQIPEEDHCSHSKKLCPIDMLWDSDKCKCVLQEENPLIGMEEHSHLQELALCGPHMKFDEDRCECVCKTPCPRDLIQHPENCSCLECRESLESCCQKHKIFHADTCSCEDRCPFHTRTCANGKPACAKHCRFPKEKKAAYGLHGQENP from the exons cgggCATCTCGGTCAACGTTAGAACGGTCTGAACAGCAGATTAGGGCAGCTTCTGGTTTGGAGGAACTGCTGCGAATCACCCACCTCGAGGACTGGAAGCTGTGGAGATGCCGACTGAAGCTCAAAAGTTTGACCAGCACAGACTCTCGCTCCGCATCCCATCGGGCCACCAGGTTTGCGGCAACTTTCTATGACATTGAGACTCTAAAAG ATGAGGAATGGCAGCGGACTCAGTGCAGCCCCCGAGAGACGTGCGTGGAGGTGGCCAGCGAGCTCGGGAGGAGCACCGACACCTTCTTCAAGCCGCCCTGTGTCAGCGTGTTCCGGTGCGGCGGCTGCTGCAATGAAGAGAGCCTCGTCTGTATGAACACGAGCACCTCCTACGTTTCCAAGCAG ctGTTTGAGATATCAGTGCCTTTGACTTCCGTACCTGAATTAGTGCCTGTTAAAGTTGCCAACCATACAGGTTGTAAGTGCTTGCCAACGGCTCCCCGCCATCCGTACACTATTATCAGAAGATCCATCCAGATCCCGGAAGAAGATCA ctGCTCCCATTCTAAGAAACTCTGTCCTATTGACATGCTGTGGGACAGTGACAAATGCAAATGTGTTTTACAAGAGGAGAATCCACTCATTGGAATGGAAG AGCACTCTCATCTCCAGGAACTGGCTCTCTGTGGGCCACACATGAAGTTCGATGAAGATCGGTGTGAGTGTGTCTGTAAGACCCCATGTCCCAGAGATCTCATCCAGCACCCAGAAAACTGCAGCTGCCTGGAGTGCAGAGAGAGCCTGGAGAGCTGCTGCCAGAAGCACAAGATATTTCACGCAGACACCTGCAG ctgtgaggacagatgtcccTTTCACACCAGAACATGTGCAAATGGAAAACCAGCATGTGCGAAGCATTGCCGCTTTCCAAAGGAGAAGAAAGCTGCCTATGGGCTCCACGGTCAAGAAAATCCTTGA
- the VEGFD gene encoding vascular endothelial growth factor D isoform X2, with protein MYRQWAVLNVFMMSSLQLVQGSSYEHGPVKASRSTLERSEQQIRAASGLEELLRITHLEDWKLWRCRLKLKSLTSTDSRSASHRATRFAATFYDIETLKVIDEEWQRTQCSPRETCVEVASELGRSTDTFFKPPCVSVFRCGGCCNEESLVCMNTSTSYVSKQLFEISVPLTSVPELVPVKVANHTGCKCLPTAPRHPYTIIRRSIQIPEEDHCSHSKKLCPIDMLWDSDKCKCVLQEENPLIGMEEHSHLQELALCGPHMKFDEDRCECVCKTPCPRDLIQHPENCSCLECRESLESCCQKHKIFHADTCSCEDRCPFHTRTCANGKPACAKHCRFPKEKKAAYGLHGQENP; from the exons gCATCTCGGTCAACGTTAGAACGGTCTGAACAGCAGATTAGGGCAGCTTCTGGTTTGGAGGAACTGCTGCGAATCACCCACCTCGAGGACTGGAAGCTGTGGAGATGCCGACTGAAGCTCAAAAGTTTGACCAGCACAGACTCTCGCTCCGCATCCCATCGGGCCACCAGGTTTGCGGCAACTTTCTATGACATTGAGACTCTAAAAG TTATAGATGAGGAATGGCAGCGGACTCAGTGCAGCCCCCGAGAGACGTGCGTGGAGGTGGCCAGCGAGCTCGGGAGGAGCACCGACACCTTCTTCAAGCCGCCCTGTGTCAGCGTGTTCCGGTGCGGCGGCTGCTGCAATGAAGAGAGCCTCGTCTGTATGAACACGAGCACCTCCTACGTTTCCAAGCAG ctGTTTGAGATATCAGTGCCTTTGACTTCCGTACCTGAATTAGTGCCTGTTAAAGTTGCCAACCATACAGGTTGTAAGTGCTTGCCAACGGCTCCCCGCCATCCGTACACTATTATCAGAAGATCCATCCAGATCCCGGAAGAAGATCA ctGCTCCCATTCTAAGAAACTCTGTCCTATTGACATGCTGTGGGACAGTGACAAATGCAAATGTGTTTTACAAGAGGAGAATCCACTCATTGGAATGGAAG AGCACTCTCATCTCCAGGAACTGGCTCTCTGTGGGCCACACATGAAGTTCGATGAAGATCGGTGTGAGTGTGTCTGTAAGACCCCATGTCCCAGAGATCTCATCCAGCACCCAGAAAACTGCAGCTGCCTGGAGTGCAGAGAGAGCCTGGAGAGCTGCTGCCAGAAGCACAAGATATTTCACGCAGACACCTGCAG ctgtgaggacagatgtcccTTTCACACCAGAACATGTGCAAATGGAAAACCAGCATGTGCGAAGCATTGCCGCTTTCCAAAGGAGAAGAAAGCTGCCTATGGGCTCCACGGTCAAGAAAATCCTTGA